A genomic window from Nematostella vectensis chromosome 9, jaNemVect1.1, whole genome shotgun sequence includes:
- the LOC5502427 gene encoding SR-related and CTD-associated factor 4 — translation MEWLKAFGVLIILYSSFCKCKAKQRDTCHKKLDVLLLLDASGSVGISNWERTISFTGELGKKLLQNNPMSRVGAIDFSEQANEAIPLTSDQAALETGVQALKYQYQNGMTRTDKGLELAYDLFKTNVRADAGQMLIVVTDGHTTPWDGKTGIELIKPPSDAIRSLGVHTIVAGIDERVNEEELYYMASDPVDKNMVRMNNYDKLISHVEDFTTIACPTPKPEPTQAPTPSPTPAPTPAPTPSPTPAPTPAPTPAPTPAPTPAPTPAPTPAPTPAPTPAPTPAPTPAPTPAPTPAPTPEPTPAPAPAPTPSPAPALTPALTPAPTPAPTPAPTPAPTPAPTPAPTPALTPVPTPAPTPAPTPAPAPTPAPTPAPATAEPQNPDACIVPWRKLGCFRDDMKKPRPLPELLFTDRDSSSPVFSGKMLVWEEYKTFLPDAVCRCAKAAQKKGYTTFSIQYYGECWSGAGAANTYSRNGEVSTCVNAEFNPCPWDPMVPCAGKNETNFVYAIEIPNASECEVNYERVGCYKDEKESRSMPDLILTDRDPSDDVYSNKTIDWHNWDSYMTDLICRCARKAVEKRFTYFGVQNYGECWSGPEAAGSYTNHGLSTECVTSGYQPCTESDKNCVGKSDANFVFRVPLV, via the exons ATGGAATGGCTGAAGGCATTTGGGGTTTTAATTATACTCTACAGCAGTTTCTGCAAATGCAAAG CTAAACAGAGAGATACTTGTCACAAGAAACTAGACGTGCTGCTTCTACTTGACGCTTCAGGAAGCGTAGGGATAAGCAACTGGGAACGCACTATCAGTTTTACTGGAGAACTCGGCAAGAAACTATTGCAGAACAACCCCATGTCACGAGTCGGCGCTATCGACTTCAGCGAGCAAGCGAACGAGGCTATCCCACTCACTAGCGACCAGGCAGCACTTGAGACAGGAGTTCAGGCTCTGAAATACCAATACCAG AATGGAATGACGAGGACAGATAAGGGCCTCGAACTTGCCTACGATTTGTTCAAAACGAATGTGAGAGCAGACGCGGGTCAAATGCTGATTGTAGTTACCGATGGACACACAACGCCCTGGGATGGCAAGACTGGAATAGAGCTAATAAAACCGCCTTCAGACGCAATACGCTCCCTTGGTGTGCACACAATTGTCGCAGGAATAGACGAGAGGGTCAACGAAGAAGAGCTTTACTACATGGCTAGTGATCCTGTTGATAAGAATATGGTGCGCATGAACAACTACGACAAGTTGATAAGCCATGTGGAGGATTTCACTACCATCGCGTGCCCGACACCCA AGCCAGAGCCAACACAAGCTCCTACACCATCCCCTACGCCAGCACCGACGCCAGCACCTACACCATCGCCAACACCAGCGCCAACACCAGCGCCAACACCAGCGCCAACACCAGCGCCAACACCAGCGCCAACACCAGCGCCAACACCAGCGCCAACACCAGCACCGACACCAGCACCGACACCAGCCCCGACACCCGCGCCAACACCAGCACCTACACCAGCGCCAACACCAGAACCTacaccagcaccagcacccGCGCCAACACCATCTCCAGCACCTGCGCTAACACCTGCGCTAACACCCGCTCCAACACCAGCGCCAACACCCGCGCCAACACCTGCTCCAACACCAGCACCTACACCAGCACCAACACCCGCGCTAACACCAGTTCCAACACCTGCGCCGACACCCGCTCCAACACCAGCACCAGCTCCTACACCGGCACCAACACCAGCGCCAGCTACTGCAGAACCCCAGAACCCCGATG CGTGCATCGTCCCATGGCGAAAACTCGGCTGCTTTAGAGATGATATGAAAAAACCCAGGCCCCTACCCGAGCTTTTATTCACGGACCGTGATTCCTCGTCACCAGTCTTTAGCGGAAAGATGCTCGTGTGGGAAGAATACAAAACATTCCTCCCTGACGCGGTCTGTAGATGCGCAAAGGCGGCCCAAAAGAAGGGATATACCACTTTTAGTATTCAGTACTACG GCGAGTGCTGGTCCGGTGCCGGGGCGGCCAATACTTACAGTCGTAACGGAGAAGTGTCCACGTGTGTCAATGCTGAATTCAACCCGTGTCCTTGGGATCCCATGGTACCTTGCGCGGGCAAAAATGAGACGAACTTCGTCTATGCGATCGAGATCCCGAATGCAT CTGAGTGTGAGGTGAATTACGAACGTGTTGGGTGCTACAAAGACGAAAAGGAATCGCGATCAATGCCCGATCTTATCCTGACAGATCGGGATCCTTCAGATGACGTGTACAGCAACAAGACCATAGATTGGCATAACTGGGATAGCTATATGACAGACCTCATTTGCAGATGCGCGCGAAAGGCGGTGGAAAAGCGATTCACTTACTTCGGGGTTCAGAATTACG GCGAATGCTGGTCTGGTCCCGAGGCCGCGGGTTCCTACACCAATCACGGGCTGTCAACTGAGTGTGTAACGAGCGGATACCAGCCTTGCACCGAGTCAGACAAAAACTGCGTGGGCAAATCTGATGCAAACTTTGTATTTAGGGTGCCCTTGGTATAA